From a region of the bacterium genome:
- a CDS encoding ADP-ribosylglycohydrolase family protein, protein MKISWLDPLEWVPQELRQQAEAGNEVEELQQRWEQLQAAIPDENDRRRAALALLDEMNRTTAAADAASVSGALTEAVSPGSTLSRLTLSADEIGDRILGGWLGRAAGCLLGKPVEKHPRPVIRRLLESNGTWPLTDFITAQGMPPELLQQYPWNRHYGRESLKENLDCMPEDDDMNYALLNLHVLETFGADFTTEQIAESWLSLLPVLTTFTAERVAYLNLLNGVRPPATATHRNPYREWIGAQIRADVWGWAAAGRPALAAQLAWRDGRLSHVSNGLYGEMFSAAAIAAAFTCTTPRAIIAQALQQIPATSRLAHAIAFAAERAQQQDDWEKVVDRLYEKFGHYHWVHTVNNAALVVAALLHGQGDYQRSICSVVMAGWDTDSNGATVGSILGTLLGASSLPQKWIGPLRNRLRSSMRGCDHSAFDDLARRTHAQILR, encoded by the coding sequence ATGAAAATCAGTTGGCTCGATCCGCTGGAATGGGTGCCGCAGGAATTGCGGCAGCAAGCTGAAGCCGGCAACGAGGTGGAAGAACTGCAGCAGCGCTGGGAACAGTTGCAGGCCGCCATTCCCGACGAAAACGATCGCCGCCGCGCCGCGCTCGCGCTGCTGGATGAGATGAATCGCACCACTGCCGCTGCGGATGCGGCTTCAGTGTCCGGCGCTCTTACCGAAGCTGTCTCGCCCGGCTCGACATTGTCGCGCCTCACGCTCAGTGCGGATGAAATCGGCGATCGCATTTTGGGCGGCTGGCTTGGCCGCGCCGCCGGTTGTTTGCTGGGCAAGCCGGTGGAAAAACATCCGCGCCCCGTGATTCGGCGCTTGCTCGAGTCCAATGGCACCTGGCCGCTGACTGATTTCATCACGGCCCAAGGCATGCCGCCGGAGTTATTGCAGCAGTATCCGTGGAATCGCCATTACGGCCGCGAGAGTTTGAAAGAAAACCTCGACTGCATGCCCGAAGATGACGACATGAACTACGCGCTGCTCAATCTGCACGTGTTGGAAACGTTCGGTGCGGACTTCACCACCGAGCAGATTGCGGAATCCTGGCTCAGCCTTCTGCCGGTGCTCACGACTTTCACGGCAGAGCGGGTGGCCTATTTGAATTTGCTCAACGGCGTGCGGCCGCCGGCAACCGCCACGCATCGCAATCCCTACCGCGAGTGGATTGGCGCGCAAATCCGCGCGGATGTGTGGGGCTGGGCGGCAGCCGGCCGGCCGGCGCTGGCAGCACAACTGGCTTGGCGTGACGGCCGCTTGAGTCATGTAAGCAATGGCCTTTATGGCGAAATGTTCTCTGCGGCGGCGATCGCTGCAGCCTTCACCTGTACGACGCCGCGCGCGATCATCGCGCAGGCCTTGCAGCAGATTCCCGCGACTTCGCGCTTGGCGCACGCCATTGCGTTCGCCGCCGAGCGGGCGCAACAGCAAGACGATTGGGAAAAGGTGGTGGACCGGCTTTACGAGAAATTCGGCCACTATCATTGGGTGCATACCGTCAACAATGCGGCGCTGGTGGTAGCGGCATTGCTGCATGGCCAAGGCGATTACCAACGCTCGATTTGCAGCGTCGTGATGGCGGGCTGGGATACCGACAGCAACGGCGCGACAGTCGGCTCGATTCTCGGCACGCTGCTGGGCGCCTCCAGCTTGCCGCAAAAATGGATTGGCCCGCTGCGGAACCGTCTGCGCAGCAGCATGCGCGGCTGCGATCATTCTGCTTTTGATGATTTGGCGCGGCGCACGCACGCGCAGATCCTCCGGTAG
- a CDS encoding aldolase/citrate lyase family protein, giving the protein MNTDSPRHRRGHAGKQGESVRSDCLVEIELQPAGGMQIALTSKVAALYGEAIAELARAVAAQAGVAHARLTIVDSGALPFTLAARLEAACRAVLGEEEFEYLPAAPLIPHAPTQKDRLRRTRLYLPGNEPKFFVNAGLHQPDAVILDLEDSVAPQEKEAARVLVRNALRCVDFFGAERMVRINAGELGRQDLAAVVPQGAQVILIPKCESPQRVSDIAAEVERLRQAHGRAHEVYLIPIIESALGVIKAFAIATASDKVCALALGLEDYTADLGVPRTAAETESFFAKGAIVNAARAAGVQALASVYSDVDNVDGLRANVQAARALGFDGLGCIHPRQIKIVHEAIAPGAAEINQARQIVLTFEQAQQQGTAVFALGTKMIDLPVVKRAQATLANALAAGRLSADWRTQTPHENKLA; this is encoded by the coding sequence ATGAATACCGACTCGCCACGCCACCGCCGCGGCCATGCCGGCAAACAGGGCGAAAGCGTGCGCTCCGATTGCCTTGTCGAAATCGAGCTGCAGCCGGCCGGCGGCATGCAAATCGCGTTGACCAGCAAAGTGGCTGCGCTCTATGGCGAAGCCATCGCCGAGCTTGCGCGGGCAGTTGCTGCGCAGGCGGGCGTAGCGCATGCGCGCCTCACCATTGTCGATTCCGGCGCGCTGCCGTTCACGTTGGCGGCGCGGCTGGAGGCCGCTTGTCGCGCGGTGCTGGGTGAAGAGGAATTCGAGTATTTGCCTGCTGCGCCGCTGATTCCCCATGCGCCCACGCAGAAAGACCGCTTGCGGCGCACCCGCCTGTATTTGCCCGGCAATGAGCCGAAGTTCTTCGTCAACGCCGGCCTGCACCAACCGGACGCCGTGATTCTCGATCTCGAAGACAGCGTGGCTCCGCAGGAGAAGGAAGCGGCGCGCGTGCTGGTGCGCAATGCCCTGCGCTGCGTCGATTTCTTCGGCGCGGAGCGCATGGTGCGCATCAATGCCGGCGAGTTGGGCCGGCAGGATTTGGCCGCGGTCGTGCCGCAGGGCGCGCAGGTCATTCTCATTCCCAAATGCGAATCCCCGCAGCGTGTCTCTGACATTGCCGCAGAAGTGGAACGCCTGCGCCAAGCGCACGGCCGGGCGCATGAGGTTTATCTCATTCCCATCATTGAAAGCGCGCTGGGTGTGATCAAGGCCTTTGCAATCGCCACGGCCAGTGACAAGGTTTGCGCGCTGGCACTCGGTTTGGAGGATTACACCGCGGATTTGGGCGTGCCCCGCACCGCCGCGGAAACCGAGAGCTTCTTTGCCAAAGGCGCAATCGTAAATGCCGCCCGCGCCGCCGGCGTGCAGGCGTTGGCCAGCGTCTATTCCGACGTCGACAACGTCGACGGCTTGCGCGCGAATGTCCAGGCAGCACGCGCGCTCGGATTCGACGGCCTGGGATGCATTCATCCGCGCCAAATCAAAATCGTGCATGAGGCCATTGCGCCCGGCGCGGCCGAAATCAACCAGGCGCGGCAAATCGTGCTGACCTTTGAACAGGCGCAACAGCAGGGCACGGCCGTTTTCGCGCTGGGCACGAAGATGATCGATCTGCCCGTGGTCAAGAGGGCACAGGCCACGCTTGCCAATGCCCTGGCCGCGGGACGGCTTTCAGCAGATTGGCGAACGCAAACTCCTCATGAAAACAAGCTTGCCTGA
- a CDS encoding ADP-ribosylglycohydrolase family protein, with protein sequence MDLAKRAAGALMGLAVGDALGSPAEGKTPAEIAQRWGRLTDFLVDQPAGTDDTEYALFSARLLLRHGLSLSSEQVAQAWRDEIISAANEYKGAGFSEILTIKNLQRGLQPPFSGQHLHSWSDGLAMRAAPYGIAAAGDPELAADLAESDGHVSHAGEGILGGRAVAAAVAAAMTAADCDEALGAALHVIPADSWCGRNLREGIAIGRQSADVWQAIAPLHETLVLQFYHWPDLAPEAVGLAFGMLAAARGDFETAVLGSVNLGRDADTIAAIAGAIAGALHGCDRIPARWSARIAHARGGCIQTVKGMSVLQTAAELAGLAAGRRTR encoded by the coding sequence ATGGATCTGGCAAAGCGCGCCGCCGGCGCGTTGATGGGACTGGCGGTCGGTGATGCCCTGGGCAGTCCGGCTGAAGGCAAAACGCCCGCGGAGATCGCGCAGCGTTGGGGCCGCCTCACGGACTTTCTCGTGGATCAACCTGCCGGCACCGACGACACCGAATACGCGCTGTTCAGCGCCCGCCTGCTGCTGCGCCATGGCTTGAGTTTGAGTTCAGAGCAGGTGGCGCAGGCCTGGCGCGACGAGATCATCTCCGCTGCCAATGAATACAAAGGCGCGGGCTTCAGCGAGATTCTCACCATCAAAAATTTGCAGCGCGGCCTGCAACCGCCGTTCTCCGGACAACACCTGCACAGTTGGAGCGATGGCTTGGCGATGCGCGCCGCGCCCTATGGCATTGCGGCAGCGGGCGATCCTGAACTCGCCGCGGATTTGGCGGAAAGTGACGGCCACGTCAGTCATGCCGGCGAAGGGATCCTGGGCGGCCGCGCGGTGGCGGCGGCAGTGGCGGCTGCCATGACTGCCGCTGATTGCGACGAAGCTCTCGGCGCGGCGCTGCACGTGATTCCCGCGGACTCGTGGTGCGGCCGCAACCTGCGCGAAGGCATTGCGATTGGACGACAGAGCGCAGACGTTTGGCAGGCGATAGCTCCGCTGCACGAAACATTGGTTCTGCAATTCTACCACTGGCCGGATCTCGCGCCGGAAGCCGTGGGCTTGGCGTTTGGCATGTTGGCCGCCGCCCGCGGTGATTTTGAAACGGCGGTGCTGGGTAGCGTCAATCTCGGCCGCGATGCGGATACGATTGCTGCGATTGCCGGCGCCATTGCCGGTGCGCTGCACGGCTGTGATCGCATCCCCGCCCGCTGGTCCGCAAGGATCGCCCACGCGCGCGGTGGCTGCATTCAAACCGTGAAGGGCATGTCCGTGTTGCAGACTGCGGCTGAACTCGCCGGTCTTGCTGCCGGCAGGAGAACACGATGA
- a CDS encoding sugar ABC transporter substrate-binding protein gives MRNFTILAALVALALVTRALLHRAPAEPAAPKLRFVSLAWQEQALQVNQALVAEWNAAHPELPVEYVQGTWGAIHDYLITAFETGEVPDVFHYESSIIVDFAMRGFLSDLAPLLSPETKADILEVAWASVTRPNGEITGVPFLIESLVVLYNHDLFAAAGLTPPPAAQPWTWQELRRAAQRLTRDTDGDGVPEQWGAAFGLRNSANVVMNLAIGFGGSFFHREQGRYRVTVGAAEQELLRTLYAMLYDDRSAAPASIGQTGTGMIPGFFSGKYAMLIGIGAWARQQLVENAPPNFHWGVLPPPLAHSQRSGISTQTLSIPKKSRRPVEAMRFIEFMLAANNMAKLAQSDWMIPARKSCLQLPQFQDAAVGWDIVTGAVPSLTTGPWLGAPGYVEWKNRVANPILQEFFANRLTLAEAAQRLERESNLVLSRYQMRGEAW, from the coding sequence ATGCGAAACTTCACGATCCTCGCCGCCCTGGTTGCCCTGGCCCTGGTAACGCGCGCGCTGCTCCACCGCGCGCCAGCAGAGCCGGCGGCGCCGAAACTGCGCTTCGTCAGCCTGGCGTGGCAGGAGCAGGCGCTGCAGGTGAATCAGGCGTTGGTGGCGGAATGGAATGCCGCGCATCCCGAACTGCCGGTGGAATACGTGCAGGGCACCTGGGGCGCGATTCACGATTATCTCATCACCGCTTTCGAAACCGGCGAAGTGCCGGACGTGTTTCACTACGAATCGTCCATCATCGTTGATTTCGCCATGCGCGGCTTTCTGAGCGACCTGGCGCCGTTGCTTTCCCCGGAAACCAAAGCGGATATTCTCGAGGTTGCCTGGGCTTCAGTGACACGGCCGAATGGCGAAATCACCGGTGTGCCGTTTCTGATCGAGTCACTGGTGGTGCTTTACAATCATGATTTGTTTGCCGCCGCCGGCCTCACGCCGCCGCCCGCGGCGCAACCGTGGACCTGGCAGGAACTGCGCCGCGCCGCGCAACGCCTCACGCGCGACACCGATGGCGACGGCGTGCCCGAGCAATGGGGCGCGGCCTTCGGCCTGCGCAACTCCGCCAACGTGGTGATGAATCTCGCGATCGGTTTCGGCGGTTCGTTTTTTCATCGCGAACAAGGCCGTTATCGTGTCACCGTCGGTGCGGCCGAGCAGGAATTGCTGCGCACGCTGTACGCCATGCTGTACGACGATCGCAGCGCAGCGCCCGCCAGCATCGGCCAGACCGGCACCGGCATGATTCCGGGCTTCTTCAGCGGCAAGTATGCGATGCTCATCGGCATCGGCGCCTGGGCGCGGCAGCAGCTCGTGGAAAACGCGCCGCCAAATTTTCACTGGGGCGTGCTGCCGCCGCCGCTCGCTCACAGCCAGCGCAGCGGCATCAGCACGCAAACGCTGAGCATTCCCAAGAAATCACGCCGGCCGGTGGAGGCCATGCGGTTCATCGAATTCATGCTGGCGGCCAATAACATGGCCAAACTGGCGCAGAGCGACTGGATGATCCCGGCGCGCAAATCCTGCCTGCAGTTGCCGCAGTTTCAAGACGCTGCTGTTGGTTGGGACATCGTCACCGGCGCCGTGCCCTCCCTCACCACTGGGCCGTGGCTGGGCGCGCCCGGCTATGTCGAATGGAAGAATCGCGTCGCCAATCCGATTTTGCAGGAATTCTTTGCCAATCGCCTGACTCTGGCAGAAGCGGCGCAGCGCCTCGAGCGCGAGAGCAATCTCGTGTTGTCACGCTACCAAATGCGCGGGGAAGCATGGTAA
- a CDS encoding ADP-ribosylglycohydrolase family protein, producing MPDSNKLYDRAFGCLIGLAIGDSFGDAARTTDNHFLYGITTDFRAGVPAPGTDDTEFALLTADTLLQAGGELTLAHVLAAWRKHVISLTALPRGGASEREAAANIRRGILPPLSGQFNSHHLSDGAAMRVAPIGIVCAGDPGRAARQAEIDACLSHWRDGIWGAQAVAAGVAAAMAGATCDEVSAAAMQVVPADAWLAFAMHNALEIVANSASWEEAWMPLHDALWTEYKAVVPEAVASAFAVFSMARGDFKKCIIWGGNFGRDADTIAAIAGALSGALQGVTAIPAQWIALTQIAAGTCLPCTKGMDLRNVAQRLTALIK from the coding sequence ATGCCTGATTCAAACAAACTCTATGATCGCGCCTTTGGCTGCCTCATCGGTCTGGCCATCGGCGACTCCTTCGGCGATGCGGCGCGCACCACTGACAATCACTTTCTCTACGGCATCACCACCGATTTTCGCGCGGGCGTGCCGGCGCCGGGCACGGACGACACGGAATTCGCGCTGCTCACCGCCGATACGTTGCTGCAAGCCGGCGGCGAGTTGACGCTCGCACACGTGCTCGCGGCCTGGCGCAAGCATGTCATTTCGCTCACGGCCCTGCCGCGCGGCGGCGCCAGCGAGCGCGAGGCTGCTGCCAACATTCGCCGCGGCATTTTGCCGCCGCTGTCGGGACAATTCAACTCACACCACTTGAGCGACGGCGCAGCGATGCGCGTGGCGCCCATCGGCATTGTGTGCGCCGGCGATCCCGGCCGCGCCGCGCGGCAGGCTGAAATCGATGCCTGCCTGAGCCACTGGCGCGACGGCATTTGGGGCGCGCAAGCAGTGGCTGCCGGCGTTGCCGCTGCCATGGCCGGCGCCACGTGCGACGAAGTCAGCGCCGCTGCCATGCAGGTTGTTCCCGCAGACGCCTGGCTTGCTTTCGCCATGCACAACGCGCTCGAGATTGTCGCGAACTCCGCCTCGTGGGAAGAAGCCTGGATGCCGCTGCATGACGCACTGTGGACGGAATACAAAGCCGTGGTGCCGGAAGCGGTGGCCTCGGCATTCGCCGTGTTCAGCATGGCCAGGGGTGATTTCAAGAAGTGCATCATCTGGGGCGGCAACTTTGGCCGCGATGCCGACACGATTGCGGCCATTGCCGGCGCCTTGAGCGGCGCGCTGCAGGGCGTGACAGCCATCCCGGCGCAGTGGATCGCGCTGACACAGATTGCCGCCGGCACCTGCCTGCCCTGCACCAAGGGAATGGACTTGAGAAACGTTGCCCAACGATTGACCGCGTTGATCAAATGA
- a CDS encoding ADP-ribosylglycohydrolase family protein: protein MNGELRRRSRNAMFGLALGDALSWPAMFHRSYTLPLWTRRIRREIDSEAEFTKALPVAMPFSLNRSAAAFSLGPTDDTEWAAFGMQYLIKCRGRVTAGALYGHWLELAASGEEIRGSLGVQIALENLRRKKMPPISGHDNPHFFDDAAVARAVPIGILCAGDPTAAAELAGWEAQITNAEDGLWAAQAMAAGISAAGGGQTLERVLDVMLAQLPPHSWINRSVAAALALCDPARSALELVPHWHETVINREYNYGNVAPETLALALALIKQTHGEFAPAIMLALTCAKAADSVPALVGALSGALSDQDLITAEWREQLQWLRGMCVPALTGVDFLALVEQLANLAVARAAR, encoded by the coding sequence ATGAACGGCGAACTCCGCAGGCGCAGCCGCAATGCCATGTTCGGCCTCGCCCTCGGCGATGCCCTGAGCTGGCCGGCGATGTTTCATCGCAGTTACACGCTGCCGCTTTGGACCCGGCGAATTCGCCGAGAAATCGACAGCGAGGCAGAGTTCACCAAGGCCTTGCCGGTGGCCATGCCGTTCTCGCTCAACCGATCGGCTGCGGCCTTCTCTCTCGGTCCCACGGATGACACCGAGTGGGCGGCGTTCGGCATGCAATATCTCATCAAATGCCGCGGCCGGGTGACAGCCGGCGCGCTGTACGGGCATTGGCTGGAACTGGCTGCGAGCGGCGAAGAGATTCGCGGCAGCCTCGGCGTGCAAATCGCGCTGGAAAATCTCAGAAGAAAAAAAATGCCGCCGATCAGCGGGCATGATAATCCCCATTTCTTTGATGATGCCGCCGTGGCGCGCGCGGTGCCGATTGGAATCCTGTGCGCGGGAGATCCCACCGCAGCGGCAGAATTGGCCGGCTGGGAGGCGCAGATCACCAACGCCGAAGACGGCTTGTGGGCGGCGCAAGCCATGGCTGCCGGCATCAGCGCCGCCGGCGGCGGACAAACGCTCGAGCGTGTGCTCGACGTCATGCTGGCGCAACTGCCGCCGCATTCATGGATCAACAGATCGGTTGCTGCGGCGCTGGCGCTTTGCGATCCGGCCCGGTCCGCCCTCGAGCTGGTGCCGCATTGGCATGAAACCGTGATCAATCGCGAATACAATTACGGCAATGTTGCGCCGGAAACTCTGGCACTGGCGCTGGCTCTGATCAAGCAAACGCACGGCGAATTCGCGCCGGCAATTATGCTGGCGTTGACCTGCGCGAAGGCCGCGGATTCCGTGCCGGCATTGGTTGGCGCTTTGTCGGGCGCCTTGTCTGATCAAGATCTCATCACAGCAGAGTGGCGCGAACAATTGCAGTGGCTACGCGGGATGTGCGTGCCCGCGCTCACCGGCGTCGACTTCCTGGCGTTGGTTGAGCAATTGGCAAATTTGGCGGTCGCAAGGGCGGCAAGATGA